Proteins encoded in a region of the Marinomonas maritima genome:
- a CDS encoding glycoside hydrolase family 15 protein, whose product MASDTQDKLDSLYQHIQAVILSRQHPVTGLFPASTSINNHGNYTDAWVRDNVYSIQAVWALHLAYKRASNPQKRANELEFTCIKMMRGLLFAMMRQSHKVESFKHSLDPKDALHAKYDTKTGLEAVADDAWGHLQIDATSFYLLMLAQMTKAGSKLIFSRDEFNFIQNLIYYISRTYRTPDYGIWERGNKVNNGKAEINASSVGMAKAAMEGMDGLNLFGEDGPEWAVVHSFADAVARAGSVLQSLLPKESRSKEVDSAVLSIIGFPAFAVNDEKLTRRTRKEIISKLGGEYGCKRFLLDGHQSELEDQSRIYYEYDELINFEHIESEWPLFFTYLYIDRLFARDWESANYYRHKLESLMVEKDGQMLLPELYYVPQENILAEKENPGSQKRVPNDNLPLVWAQSLYLVGKMLDEELIKTDDLDPLGLHRIQHRPNKVTTSMVILAQSDKVKQKLLDAGCLCQTLEDIAPLKAISAGQLVETYRHLGASETLGLTGRPNRALNSLATSQAFSINEESFLCLSWIQNEDKDYRKIDPALFQAHIRNELKTIADHWYYQANAVFSILIDEAMSDMKGSDELFEFIRLLQKREHEEFLVIPQSAKNAFKSGNRRAIIINTLDHNQLEVTLPVHDAPWPLSAEPKAYDATAIKSLDTDNLLARLNEQPDLNEAIDCLMELGTRRALMNTIPNSMPAITAYKVLNSVYYQALLLENWHCARQLYSLILKPSTDLATYIADITVRQRLLVIGETPETEVDISTPLDQDVILEMLRSVSSSPIGLVICHELIAIVGTFIKVHPEFFSGVRTIRIHNLALLCARQFNPDENAPVFDTLSKVSPSELYEALKQVLQQKHDEFAHVANNMRYHHSTDAQSKMKDVDWFDWRAEQGMITKLPESMLLQLWESLSHANTIVFGDVQSNTALDCKRALSSMTPGEDTFALLIELLTSDIHPSWYKSLIFEGLYAFIQFCQQHKTCKFDQEINLPVLVSQAALDHAKQSQVEHPEDSRAEAALDEFAQITPNKVNQYLRWAVSKLHSRQHQHSSS is encoded by the coding sequence ATGGCATCTGATACACAAGATAAGCTAGATTCTCTTTATCAACATATCCAAGCGGTTATTTTATCCCGCCAGCACCCAGTGACAGGGCTTTTCCCTGCCAGCACCAGCATCAATAATCATGGTAATTACACCGATGCTTGGGTTCGAGACAATGTCTACAGTATCCAAGCCGTATGGGCATTACATTTGGCCTATAAACGTGCCTCAAATCCTCAAAAGCGCGCTAATGAACTTGAGTTTACCTGTATCAAAATGATGCGTGGGCTACTATTTGCCATGATGCGACAATCCCACAAAGTCGAATCCTTCAAACACAGCTTGGACCCAAAAGACGCGCTGCATGCAAAATACGATACTAAAACAGGCTTAGAAGCCGTCGCGGATGACGCATGGGGACATTTGCAAATCGATGCCACCAGCTTTTATCTGTTGATGCTGGCGCAAATGACCAAAGCAGGCAGCAAACTCATATTTTCTCGTGATGAATTCAATTTTATCCAAAACCTGATTTATTACATTTCTCGTACTTATCGCACACCAGATTACGGTATTTGGGAGCGAGGCAATAAAGTTAACAATGGTAAAGCCGAAATAAACGCCAGTTCCGTTGGCATGGCAAAAGCCGCGATGGAAGGCATGGACGGCTTAAACCTATTTGGCGAAGATGGTCCAGAATGGGCTGTCGTTCACTCCTTTGCTGATGCTGTTGCCCGCGCAGGCTCGGTACTACAATCCTTGTTACCCAAAGAGTCTCGTTCTAAAGAAGTCGACAGTGCTGTTCTGAGTATCATTGGCTTTCCGGCGTTTGCCGTAAATGATGAAAAGTTAACTCGCCGCACACGCAAAGAAATCATCAGTAAGTTAGGTGGTGAATATGGTTGTAAGCGCTTTTTATTGGACGGTCACCAATCTGAGCTTGAAGACCAAAGCCGAATTTATTATGAATACGATGAGCTCATTAACTTCGAGCACATCGAGTCCGAATGGCCACTTTTCTTCACCTACCTTTATATTGATCGTTTGTTTGCCAGAGACTGGGAAAGTGCCAACTACTATCGCCATAAATTAGAATCGTTAATGGTTGAGAAAGACGGTCAGATGCTCTTGCCGGAATTATATTATGTGCCACAAGAAAATATTTTAGCCGAGAAAGAAAACCCAGGATCACAGAAGCGTGTGCCCAATGACAATCTGCCATTGGTCTGGGCGCAAAGCCTGTACTTGGTTGGCAAGATGCTCGATGAAGAACTCATAAAAACCGACGACCTTGACCCCCTCGGTTTGCATCGCATTCAACACAGACCAAACAAAGTCACCACGTCCATGGTTATTTTGGCGCAAAGCGATAAGGTAAAACAAAAGTTACTGGACGCGGGTTGTTTATGCCAAACCCTTGAAGACATCGCGCCGCTAAAAGCCATTAGTGCGGGTCAACTGGTGGAGACTTACCGCCACCTTGGTGCCTCTGAAACATTAGGTCTAACAGGTCGCCCTAATCGCGCATTAAACAGCTTGGCGACGTCTCAGGCATTCAGTATCAATGAGGAAAGTTTTTTGTGTTTGTCTTGGATTCAGAACGAGGACAAAGATTACCGAAAAATTGACCCAGCACTCTTTCAAGCCCACATACGTAATGAATTAAAAACCATCGCCGATCATTGGTATTATCAGGCCAATGCGGTTTTCAGCATACTCATCGATGAAGCCATGAGTGACATGAAAGGCAGCGATGAATTATTTGAATTTATTCGATTATTACAAAAGCGTGAGCATGAAGAGTTTCTCGTTATTCCTCAGTCTGCAAAAAATGCCTTCAAGTCAGGTAATCGTCGCGCCATTATTATCAATACGCTCGACCATAATCAGCTCGAAGTCACCCTTCCGGTTCATGATGCTCCTTGGCCTTTATCTGCAGAACCAAAAGCTTACGACGCTACCGCCATAAAAAGTCTCGATACTGATAATTTACTGGCTCGACTCAACGAGCAGCCAGACCTAAATGAAGCGATTGATTGTTTAATGGAGCTGGGGACACGTCGAGCACTCATGAACACAATTCCAAACTCTATGCCGGCGATTACCGCTTACAAAGTGTTAAACAGCGTCTATTATCAAGCGCTATTGTTGGAAAATTGGCATTGTGCAAGACAGCTGTACTCTTTGATATTGAAGCCCTCGACTGATCTTGCGACCTACATTGCCGACATAACAGTTCGCCAACGCTTGCTCGTCATTGGCGAAACGCCAGAGACAGAAGTCGATATAAGCACGCCATTAGATCAAGACGTCATCTTAGAAATGCTAAGGAGCGTGTCTTCATCACCTATTGGGCTGGTGATTTGTCATGAGCTCATTGCCATTGTCGGCACATTCATAAAAGTTCACCCAGAGTTTTTCTCAGGGGTGCGTACGATTAGAATTCATAACCTTGCTTTACTCTGCGCTCGACAATTTAATCCTGATGAAAACGCCCCCGTATTTGACACATTATCCAAAGTATCACCAAGCGAGCTTTACGAAGCACTCAAACAAGTGTTACAACAAAAGCACGATGAATTTGCTCACGTGGCAAATAATATGCGCTATCACCACAGCACGGATGCTCAAAGCAAAATGAAAGATGTAGACTGGTTTGATTGGCGTGCCGAGCAAGGCATGATAACAAAACTGCCTGAGTCCATGTTATTGCAGCTCTGGGAAAGTTTAAGTCATGCAAATACCATCGTGTTCGGTGATGTACAAAGTAACACCGCACTCGATTGTAAACGCGCACTCAGTTCAATGACGCCTGGTGAAGACACTTTTGCGCTCTTAATCGAGCTATTAACGTCAGACATTCACCCTAGCTGGTATAAAAGCCTTATTTTCGAAGGCTTGTACGCCTTTATTCAGTTTTGCCAACAACATAAAACTTGCAAATTTGATCAAGAAATCAATTTGCCGGTCTTAGTTTCTCAGGCCGCGTTAGATCACGCTAAGCAGAGCCAAGTAGAACACCCAGAAGACAGCAGAGCTGAGGCTGCACTAGACGAATTTGCACAAATAACACCAAATAAAGTCAACCAATATTTGCGTTGGGCGGTGAGTAAACTCCACAGTCGCCAGCACCAACACTCATCGAGTTAA
- a CDS encoding methyl-accepting chemotaxis protein, whose product MFYFQIFGVLGLFVLFTLGYTQDSIPLPYTVVGFLLCAFLVLPKVMRKVIAQRALETNTDDNPSLSNSFSEVSKAVTHATSKMAMGAAEVSYFVDTLSKDIRLTRDDSEQIQQAVEILSASGLTLSTNLGQLAHTMSDTAESSRTAQSALSQSAEKISELTTKVQTASEQLALLTKSADDIDSITLVIKAVSEQTNLLALNAAIEAARAGEQGRGFAVVADEVRALAGKSADASEQISRLLTDVRHNSQLTNHEMSSLKDLTESLSITLLGETQRFISLTEEVQNASAVLSEVESTGEELGATSTQIGGSISRISDSLREISQRSDRLSQEAAGLSNGAEVVFRELNKVDSSLFFSELLNDAKISAQEIGNVFEEAISKGELTQHAVFSRDYQPIKQTNPQKYSTMYDAFSDRTFPAIQEAVLDKHAEVMFAGAVDVNGYFPTHNKKFSQPISGDYEKDLINNRTKRIFNDPTGIRCGAHTDTFLLQTYKRDTGEILHDLSVPIYVNGQHWGGFRMGFKSKE is encoded by the coding sequence ATGTTTTATTTCCAAATTTTTGGAGTTTTAGGGCTTTTTGTTCTTTTTACATTGGGCTATACGCAAGACTCGATACCATTGCCTTATACTGTTGTTGGCTTTCTTTTGTGTGCTTTTTTGGTGTTACCAAAAGTGATGCGAAAAGTAATCGCTCAGAGGGCTTTAGAAACTAATACTGACGACAATCCGTCATTGTCTAATTCATTTTCTGAAGTGAGTAAAGCCGTGACACACGCAACGTCTAAAATGGCGATGGGCGCGGCGGAAGTTTCTTACTTTGTTGATACGTTAAGTAAAGACATACGTTTAACCCGCGATGACAGTGAGCAAATTCAGCAAGCGGTAGAAATACTGTCTGCTTCAGGGCTCACGCTTTCAACAAACTTGGGGCAATTAGCCCACACGATGAGTGATACCGCAGAATCAAGTCGCACGGCGCAAAGTGCATTGTCTCAAAGTGCTGAAAAAATTAGTGAGCTCACAACCAAAGTGCAAACAGCCAGTGAGCAACTGGCTTTGTTGACAAAAAGTGCGGATGACATAGACAGTATAACGTTGGTCATTAAAGCTGTGTCCGAACAGACAAACTTGCTGGCGTTAAACGCTGCAATAGAAGCGGCGCGAGCTGGGGAGCAAGGTCGAGGTTTTGCCGTTGTTGCAGATGAGGTGCGAGCCTTGGCGGGCAAGAGTGCTGATGCGTCTGAACAAATTTCACGTTTACTCACAGATGTTCGCCATAACAGTCAATTAACCAACCATGAAATGTCCTCTTTAAAAGACTTAACAGAATCCCTTTCTATTACCCTGTTAGGGGAAACTCAGCGCTTTATCTCTTTAACAGAAGAAGTGCAAAATGCGTCGGCTGTGTTGTCTGAAGTAGAAAGTACAGGGGAAGAGTTGGGGGCAACCAGTACGCAAATTGGTGGCTCTATCTCTCGAATCAGTGACTCTTTACGGGAAATTTCTCAGCGCAGTGATCGATTGTCACAAGAAGCTGCTGGCTTGAGCAATGGCGCTGAGGTGGTCTTTAGAGAATTAAATAAAGTAGACTCTTCATTGTTTTTCTCGGAATTACTTAATGACGCTAAAATTTCAGCGCAAGAGATTGGTAATGTGTTTGAAGAAGCAATAAGCAAAGGTGAGTTGACTCAACACGCGGTTTTTTCTAGGGACTATCAACCGATTAAACAAACCAACCCACAAAAATACAGCACAATGTACGATGCGTTTAGTGATCGCACTTTTCCCGCGATTCAAGAAGCGGTATTAGACAAGCATGCAGAAGTGATGTTTGCGGGTGCCGTTGACGTGAATGGCTACTTTCCCACGCACAATAAAAAATTCAGTCAGCCGATAAGCGGCGATTACGAAAAAGACTTAATAAACAATCGCACCAAGCGAATTTTCAATGATCCAACTGGCATTCGTTGCGGCGCGCATACTGATACATTTTTACTGCAAACCTATAAGCGTGATACGGGTGAAATCCTTCATGATCTTTCAGTGCCTATTTATGTTAACGGCCAGCATTGGGGCGGTTTCCGGATGGGATTTAAATCTAAAGAATGA
- the glgB gene encoding 1,4-alpha-glucan branching protein GlgB, whose amino-acid sequence MDLIKNALINDVMNTHCSDPFGCLGLQESSSKIGFSLIVWQPEATSIRVLAIETDTVLAQMHQADNKGLFFAEWPKEKIRFHYRLEITYQDNSTHTIVDPYQFPNTTFIDPDHHQASLYKSQGAIRASAEINKQLTIQGTRFAVYAPAARSISVVGDFNSWDGRTHPMSSNGDGIWRLFIPDINHGARYKFEIRSKSGEILPHRSDPYAQRIEQYPSFSSVTCFDNKHQWQDDAWVNRPIEDLYEKPMSVYELHLGSWRRKEDNQPLTYLEIKDQLVPYIQEMGYTHVELLPITEYPFDGSWGYQPVGLYAVTSRFGTPEDFKMLVDALHQANIGVIMDWVPAHFPADSHGLANFDGSKQYEYPDPKKGWHPEWNSLIYDFGKEHVVNYLISNAVYWLEEFHIDGLRVDAVASMLYLDYSREDGEWIPNKDGGNHNYEAIDFLRRLNETVYLNHPRCFTVAEESTAFPGVSKPTYMNGLGFGFKWNMGWMNDSLDYIKKDPIYRQHHQGELSFSMVYAFDEQFVLPISHDEVVHGKGSMITKMPGDPWQKFANLRAFSAYMYFHPGKKLNFMGNEFAQGREWSHERSLDWHLLETDFHQAQQVLSKDLNHLYQNEASLHFDHSQQGFEWISYDDNANSILAFARKAKSSDAHSIAVINFTPTPHSHYRIGVPKAGCYQIIINTDDSLYTGSGYVQDQKYNTHAVSSHGREHSIELQIPPLAGVLLKWLGES is encoded by the coding sequence ATGGATTTAATAAAAAATGCCTTAATTAACGATGTAATGAACACACATTGTTCAGACCCGTTTGGTTGTTTAGGGCTGCAGGAATCTTCGTCTAAAATAGGTTTTTCGCTCATCGTTTGGCAACCGGAAGCAACATCAATTCGTGTATTGGCAATAGAGACAGATACGGTGTTGGCTCAAATGCACCAAGCTGATAACAAAGGCTTATTTTTTGCTGAATGGCCAAAGGAAAAAATACGTTTTCACTATCGTCTTGAGATTACTTACCAAGACAACAGCACTCATACGATAGTCGACCCATACCAATTTCCTAACACAACCTTTATAGACCCTGACCACCATCAGGCAAGCTTATACAAAAGCCAAGGAGCAATCCGCGCAAGTGCCGAAATAAATAAGCAACTAACGATTCAAGGCACACGCTTTGCTGTTTATGCCCCTGCGGCACGCTCTATTTCCGTTGTGGGTGATTTCAACAGCTGGGATGGTCGAACTCACCCTATGTCGAGTAACGGAGATGGCATTTGGCGATTATTTATTCCTGATATCAATCATGGTGCTCGGTACAAGTTTGAAATTCGTTCTAAAAGTGGTGAAATCCTCCCACATCGCAGTGACCCCTATGCTCAGCGTATTGAACAATACCCTTCTTTTTCGAGCGTAACCTGCTTTGATAATAAGCATCAATGGCAAGATGATGCTTGGGTCAACCGCCCTATTGAAGACCTCTATGAAAAGCCTATGAGTGTGTACGAATTGCACCTAGGATCATGGCGTCGCAAGGAAGATAACCAACCACTCACGTACCTTGAAATCAAAGATCAGCTCGTGCCCTACATTCAAGAAATGGGCTACACACACGTCGAACTATTGCCGATAACCGAATACCCATTCGATGGCTCATGGGGTTATCAGCCGGTTGGTTTGTACGCAGTAACGTCACGATTTGGTACACCTGAAGACTTTAAAATGCTGGTCGATGCACTGCATCAAGCTAACATTGGCGTCATTATGGATTGGGTTCCTGCCCACTTTCCTGCGGACAGTCACGGCTTGGCCAATTTTGATGGCTCAAAACAATACGAGTATCCAGACCCTAAAAAAGGCTGGCACCCTGAATGGAATTCGCTGATTTATGACTTCGGTAAAGAGCACGTTGTTAATTATCTTATTAGTAACGCGGTTTATTGGCTGGAAGAATTTCATATCGACGGCTTACGTGTCGATGCTGTTGCCTCTATGTTGTATTTGGATTATTCACGAGAAGACGGTGAATGGATTCCCAACAAAGACGGTGGCAATCATAACTACGAAGCCATTGATTTCTTACGCCGGCTAAATGAAACCGTCTATTTAAACCACCCTCGCTGCTTTACCGTGGCAGAAGAATCCACCGCATTTCCAGGCGTATCTAAACCCACTTACATGAATGGGCTAGGTTTTGGCTTTAAATGGAACATGGGCTGGATGAATGACTCTTTGGACTACATTAAAAAAGACCCAATCTACCGACAACATCACCAAGGCGAATTAAGCTTTAGCATGGTTTATGCTTTTGATGAGCAGTTTGTTTTGCCGATTTCTCACGATGAAGTTGTCCACGGAAAAGGATCAATGATCACTAAAATGCCAGGAGATCCTTGGCAGAAATTCGCTAACTTACGCGCATTTTCAGCCTATATGTACTTCCATCCCGGTAAAAAACTCAATTTCATGGGTAATGAGTTCGCACAAGGCCGAGAATGGAGCCATGAACGCTCTTTGGACTGGCATTTGTTGGAAACTGATTTTCACCAAGCGCAGCAAGTATTATCAAAAGATCTAAACCATCTTTATCAAAATGAAGCGAGCTTGCACTTTGATCATTCCCAACAAGGCTTTGAATGGATCAGTTACGACGATAATGCGAACAGCATTTTGGCTTTTGCCCGAAAAGCCAAAAGCAGCGACGCACACTCAATCGCCGTCATTAACTTCACGCCCACACCACACAGTCATTATCGCATTGGCGTGCCGAAAGCGGGATGTTATCAAATCATCATAAATACCGATGACAGTCTATACACCGGCAGCGGCTATGTTCAAGATCAGAAGTACAACACGCATGCGGTTAGTAGCCACGGTCGAGAGCACAGCATAGAACTACAAATTCCACCGCTGGCCGGTGTTTTATTAAAATGGCTAGGCGAGTCTTAA
- a CDS encoding methyl-accepting chemotaxis protein, whose product MLDRINDIKIRYKLWAIIGLMSMGTTALILVSLTSLFNSHVDARNDRTQDILDIVNSTLSPIYKKQQSGELTADQAKNQAITLLSAFKYGNQQSLWIINKNNLTLINAPITYKSSNTPASLTEALKTPQTSSAEKNYQAITFEYQGNDGTAHRMLASAYSFTPWNITIIATASMDAVMSFFLNALIDYAILVSVLTLLVGGTALYIIHLVTSRVTSLCKTMTSVQHSGDLTQRVEFTGQDEMGEMSRAFNSMMNDFQSIVRNVGHSSETLDNIVGQTNKSTQKTAQGVSKQLSNTGKATDLMQSVMTSVEDTLAIAEQANHTTQELDQHSKQGLGVMNKANQDIQQLSIEVGDAAVQIQKLREAVTHINERLGIIAEVADQTNLLALNAAIEAARAGEQGRGFAVVADEVRHLAQRSQLAATEIGGLIDQLTQQTLTTVNVMESARNTANQGAEQTSQAGQAFTEIANGVLSISKLNSNISQAAERQYESSKTVHQTLESIASVCEDTNHNSTDIQTSVNNLQKCASQLRQLVHQFST is encoded by the coding sequence ATGCTGGATCGCATCAACGATATTAAAATTCGTTACAAGTTATGGGCCATTATTGGGCTTATGTCCATGGGAACAACCGCTCTAATTTTAGTCTCCCTTACGTCCTTATTTAATAGTCATGTTGATGCTCGAAATGACCGAACACAAGATATTTTAGACATCGTAAACTCCACGCTATCCCCCATTTATAAAAAACAGCAATCAGGTGAGTTGACCGCCGATCAGGCAAAAAATCAGGCCATTACGCTTTTATCTGCATTCAAGTATGGCAATCAACAAAGCCTTTGGATCATCAATAAAAACAATCTTACTTTAATCAATGCCCCAATAACCTATAAAAGCAGCAACACTCCCGCTTCTCTTACTGAGGCACTCAAAACACCACAAACATCATCAGCAGAAAAGAATTATCAGGCAATAACATTTGAGTATCAGGGTAACGATGGCACAGCACACCGGATGCTCGCCAGCGCATATAGCTTTACGCCTTGGAATATAACCATCATTGCCACCGCATCCATGGACGCGGTCATGAGCTTTTTCTTAAACGCACTAATCGATTACGCTATTTTAGTAAGCGTATTAACCCTCTTAGTGGGAGGAACGGCACTCTATATTATTCATTTGGTCACCAGCCGCGTGACGTCACTGTGCAAAACGATGACATCGGTGCAACACTCCGGTGACCTCACACAACGCGTCGAGTTTACTGGCCAAGATGAAATGGGCGAAATGTCGCGCGCCTTTAATAGCATGATGAACGACTTTCAATCCATCGTGCGTAATGTCGGCCACTCCAGTGAGACTTTAGATAATATAGTCGGTCAGACCAATAAATCGACCCAAAAAACAGCACAAGGTGTGAGTAAACAATTATCCAATACGGGAAAAGCCACTGATCTGATGCAAAGTGTGATGACCTCCGTTGAAGACACGCTCGCCATTGCCGAGCAAGCAAACCATACGACACAAGAACTTGACCAACATTCCAAACAGGGTCTTGGTGTAATGAACAAAGCCAACCAAGACATACAACAACTGTCTATTGAAGTTGGGGACGCGGCAGTACAAATTCAAAAATTACGCGAAGCGGTCACACACATTAACGAGCGACTAGGCATCATTGCGGAAGTGGCAGATCAGACCAACTTACTCGCGCTCAATGCCGCCATTGAAGCCGCTCGAGCGGGTGAACAAGGCAGAGGATTCGCCGTTGTGGCGGACGAAGTTCGTCATCTTGCCCAACGTTCGCAATTGGCGGCAACTGAAATTGGCGGATTAATCGATCAATTAACACAACAAACACTGACCACAGTAAACGTCATGGAGTCGGCACGGAACACAGCCAATCAAGGTGCGGAGCAGACTTCTCAAGCGGGTCAGGCATTTACTGAGATTGCCAATGGCGTGCTGTCCATTTCTAAACTAAACAGCAATATTAGCCAAGCGGCTGAGCGTCAATATGAGTCTTCAAAAACGGTTCACCAAACATTGGAAAGCATTGCCAGTGTTTGTGAAGATACCAACCATAATTCTACTGATATTCAAACGTCCGTGAACAATTTACAAAAATGCGCCAGTCAATTACGCCAATTGGTGCATCAGTTTAGTACCTAA
- the glgX gene encoding glycogen debranching protein GlgX: MNSPAFQVTTGSTFPLGATVTNNGVNFAVISEDASQLYLCLFDNDGNEQEPLPFIDKHKGIWHMEVLGLKEGQHYGLRAKGEFKPEQQFVFNELKLLIDPYAKDLSEKLVWHEDQAAITKEGQPHSVDSAYCVPKSIVRTVQANANRPARVKVAATSRALYELHVKGFSQNLAIENELKGTYLGVVSGAGIDHLKSLNITTIQLMPCFSFMTERHLQQLTLNNYWGYNPVSFFAPEPSYAKKDAVIEFQLMVDGLREAGFEVILDVVYNHTAESELDQSSVCFRGLDNARYYRHQDGQYLNYTGCGNCIDTYQPASVRLICDSMRYWVDVMGVDGFRFDLGVDLGRTDHEFTPKAPLLQAILQDPVLTQTCLVMEPWDIGPNGYQVGQFPKGFLECNDKYRDTIRRFWRGDVGLVPEFSTCIMGSRDLFHKGHKSALNSVNYITYHDGYTMKDLVSYHQRHNLANMEENRDGHGDNISQNFGVEGETDDTKIQQQRLNQQLCFMATLLLSQGTPHILGGDELSHTQKGNNNAYCQDNDITWQNWQESEARSALNHAISTLMALRKAYPILAEIHLDDDPLYQHAPSDHIEWLNEQSKTMTTDDWADNSRHYIALALAPTDRSTRFWLVFYSSDTPLSVPFPMESATMDALYQTPGLSITDNSLHCAYRGVFIGKMQSCLNESTCR; encoded by the coding sequence ATGAATTCACCAGCGTTCCAAGTTACTACTGGCTCCACTTTTCCTCTTGGTGCCACGGTGACCAATAACGGAGTCAACTTCGCTGTTATTTCTGAAGACGCTAGCCAACTCTATTTGTGCTTATTTGATAACGATGGCAATGAACAGGAACCTCTGCCTTTCATCGATAAGCACAAAGGAATCTGGCACATGGAAGTCCTCGGTCTTAAAGAAGGCCAGCACTATGGCTTACGAGCCAAAGGAGAGTTTAAGCCAGAACAACAATTCGTCTTTAACGAACTAAAATTACTGATTGACCCATATGCTAAAGACCTAAGCGAAAAGCTGGTTTGGCATGAAGATCAAGCGGCTATAACAAAAGAAGGTCAACCGCACTCGGTAGATTCGGCTTACTGTGTGCCTAAATCCATTGTTCGTACTGTCCAAGCCAATGCTAATCGTCCTGCAAGAGTGAAAGTGGCGGCCACAAGTCGTGCCTTATATGAATTGCATGTAAAAGGCTTCAGCCAAAATTTGGCCATTGAAAACGAATTAAAAGGCACCTATCTAGGGGTGGTTTCTGGTGCAGGCATTGATCACCTAAAAAGCCTTAACATCACCACCATCCAGCTTATGCCTTGCTTTAGCTTCATGACAGAGCGTCATTTACAGCAATTAACGCTCAACAATTATTGGGGCTACAACCCCGTTAGTTTCTTTGCGCCAGAGCCTTCTTACGCGAAAAAAGACGCGGTAATTGAGTTTCAACTAATGGTAGATGGCTTGCGAGAAGCGGGCTTTGAAGTCATTTTAGACGTGGTCTACAACCACACAGCTGAAAGCGAGTTAGACCAATCCAGCGTGTGTTTTCGCGGTTTAGACAACGCGCGTTACTACCGTCATCAAGATGGACAATATTTGAATTACACTGGCTGCGGTAACTGTATTGATACATACCAACCCGCTAGCGTGCGCCTTATCTGTGACAGTATGCGCTACTGGGTAGATGTCATGGGAGTGGATGGTTTTCGCTTTGACTTAGGTGTGGATTTGGGTCGAACCGATCACGAATTCACGCCCAAAGCACCGTTATTACAAGCCATTCTTCAAGACCCCGTATTAACCCAAACGTGCCTAGTGATGGAACCTTGGGATATTGGGCCAAACGGCTATCAAGTTGGGCAATTCCCAAAAGGGTTTCTCGAATGCAACGACAAATACCGTGACACCATTCGTCGCTTTTGGCGAGGAGATGTTGGCCTTGTGCCTGAATTTTCGACATGCATTATGGGATCAAGAGATCTTTTCCATAAAGGCCATAAAAGCGCCTTAAATTCTGTCAATTACATTACCTATCATGATGGCTACACAATGAAGGATTTGGTGTCCTATCACCAACGACATAACCTAGCCAACATGGAAGAAAATCGAGATGGTCATGGTGATAATATCAGCCAAAACTTTGGCGTAGAAGGTGAAACAGACGACACAAAAATTCAACAACAACGCCTAAATCAACAACTTTGTTTTATGGCAACCTTGTTATTAAGCCAAGGTACACCGCATATTTTAGGGGGTGATGAGCTGTCTCATACCCAAAAAGGCAATAATAATGCCTACTGCCAAGACAATGATATTACGTGGCAAAATTGGCAGGAAAGCGAAGCCAGATCAGCACTGAATCATGCTATTTCTACCTTAATGGCGTTGCGCAAAGCGTACCCTATTTTGGCAGAAATACACCTAGACGATGATCCCCTTTATCAACATGCGCCTTCAGACCATATCGAATGGTTAAATGAGCAAAGCAAAACAATGACGACGGACGATTGGGCGGATAACAGTCGTCACTACATTGCCTTGGCGCTCGCACCAACGGATCGCTCTACACGTTTCTGGCTCGTGTTCTACAGCAGCGACACACCTCTAAGTGTGCCTTTTCCAATGGAAAGCGCCACTATGGACGCGCTTTATCAAACACCGGGGCTATCCATAACAGACAATTCGCTGCACTGTGCCTATCGTGGGGTCTTTATTGGTAAAATGCAATCCTGCCTCAATGAATCAACATGCAGGTGA
- a CDS encoding YqaA family protein encodes MLDYLFIFFVSFLSATILPFGSEAILLYYANDATLAVIFLWFWASVGNTLGGLTNWLLGLYLVRYEHKKWFPINAETRQKAERLFNRYGIWSLLFTWLPVVGDGIALVSGVFRTPIWYFVPLVLIGKAARYALILWGQHLLSTS; translated from the coding sequence GTGTTGGATTATTTATTCATTTTTTTTGTTTCATTTTTGTCGGCAACTATTTTGCCTTTTGGGTCAGAGGCGATATTACTTTATTATGCCAATGACGCGACGCTGGCAGTGATTTTTTTATGGTTTTGGGCCAGTGTAGGGAATACATTAGGTGGCTTAACCAACTGGTTACTGGGATTGTATTTGGTTCGATATGAACACAAAAAATGGTTTCCCATCAACGCTGAGACTCGACAAAAAGCCGAACGCTTGTTTAACCGTTACGGCATCTGGAGTTTATTATTTACTTGGCTTCCTGTTGTTGGTGATGGGATTGCTTTAGTATCGGGTGTGTTTCGTACGCCTATTTGGTATTTTGTACCGTTAGTTTTGATTGGCAAAGCGGCTCGTTATGCCTTAATTTTGTGGGGGCAACACTTACTATCGACTTCTTAA